The genome window AAACCAGAACAAAACAATTATTTATCGCAGTACTTGCAGGCATGGCCAGCAACTACGGCGTAGCATCAATGAACGAGCAGTTCAACGTAGGGCCAACAACTGAGCAGCGCTTATACGACGCAACGTACGACTCAGTAGAGTTTCTACAATTAATTAACACCGCACTAGTAGACGACATCGTAGGCCAATCAGTAATGATGAGCGTAGACGGTGGCGTAACAGGCCGTGCCGGTGTAGAAAGCGACGACACCAAAGAGCGCCAAACGCGCGACGTAGCAGGCCTAGCAAAACGCGAATACCGTTGCCACCCAGTAGAATGCGACATTCACTTATCATGGGCAAAAATGGATCAGTGGTCAAAATTCCCCGACTTCCATCAGCGCTATCGCAATCACGTACGCCAAGCAATTGCACTCGACATTATTAAAATCGGCTTTCATGGCACATCAGCCGCACCGTTTACAAACATTGCAACTAACACAATGCTGCAAGACGTAAATATCGGCTGGCTGCAACTCATTCGCCGCGACGCACCAGAGCGCGCAGTAAGCGAAGGCGCAACCGTTGACGAAATTCGTATTGGTGCCGGTGGTGATTACGAAAACCTAGACCAAGCCGTGTTCGACGCACTGCAAGCAATCCCAGAGCACAAGCGCGTAAACATGGTTGCCATCATTGGCGACGAACTACTAGCAAACGACCAAAACAAGTTGTATGCAAAGCAGTCGCACACGCCAAGCGAAAAAACCAAAATCGAACTTGAGCAAATCATTAAAACATATGGCGGCCTAGCCAGTTATAAAATTCCGTTCTTTCCAGCGCGCGGCATTTTAGTAACAAGTTTCGACAACCTAAGTCACTACGTGCAATCAGGATCAACCCGCACCCACGTAGAAGACAACCCAAAAAAGAAACGCGTAGAAGACTACCTATCACGTAACGACTGTTACTACATCGAAGACCTCGAAAAAGTAGCCTACTTCGAATCAGCCAACGTAAAACTGCCAAATAAAGCAGGCACCGGCTGGGAATAGTTTTTAGCAGCAGCAAGCCGCCCTTTTATCCCAAGTTTCGGGCGGCTTTTTTTAACAATTAGCGAGTATTTTTAAATGAGCCTTTTCAAAAAATCATTAGCCAAAGCTAAAGCAGTACCAACAAGCACTGAAAATAAAGCGCCAACGGCAGCGGCTAACGCCACTCAAGCCAACGCGCCAGCAACCGTAAACACGCAAACCGAGTACCAGCTTTATGCAGCAGCTATAGAATCCGATTTGGCTCAATTAAAAACATTTGCCGACATTAGCGACAAAGCAACATACAAATCAGAAGCGCTAGAGCGCCAAGACTACCTAGGCTACATAAACCAATACCGCCTAAGCGGCCAAAACCACCACAACAAGGTGTTGGCGTGGGTGTTTATTTGGCTCGTTGATTTAAAGCGCTGGGATGCAGTAATGGACTTATTGCCATTAATGATCGAGCAAAAACAACCACTGCCAACCGTGTTTAATACCAAGCACTGGGCAGCGTTCGTTATCGACCAGCTCTACGACGACGCAAATTACTACCTTGCCGAATCACACCAACAAGGCCTGTACGACATTGGCTTTACACTGCGCCGCTTAATTTACGTAGTTAAAAACCAAGACTGGGCAGGGTTAGAAGTAGTGGGCGGCAAGCTTTACGCAATAGCTGCAAAAGTAAATAAAGCACAGCTCAACCTAGGCCATGCACTTTACTTTGCAGAAATGGCCCAATCCATTAACG of Pseudoalteromonas arctica A 37-1-2 contains these proteins:
- a CDS encoding phage major capsid protein, P2 family, with the translated sequence MKTRTKQLFIAVLAGMASNYGVASMNEQFNVGPTTEQRLYDATYDSVEFLQLINTALVDDIVGQSVMMSVDGGVTGRAGVESDDTKERQTRDVAGLAKREYRCHPVECDIHLSWAKMDQWSKFPDFHQRYRNHVRQAIALDIIKIGFHGTSAAPFTNIATNTMLQDVNIGWLQLIRRDAPERAVSEGATVDEIRIGAGGDYENLDQAVFDALQAIPEHKRVNMVAIIGDELLANDQNKLYAKQSHTPSEKTKIELEQIIKTYGGLASYKIPFFPARGILVTSFDNLSHYVQSGSTRTHVEDNPKKKRVEDYLSRNDCYYIEDLEKVAYFESANVKLPNKAGTGWE
- the gpM gene encoding phage terminase small subunit, which codes for MSLFKKSLAKAKAVPTSTENKAPTAAANATQANAPATVNTQTEYQLYAAAIESDLAQLKTFADISDKATYKSEALERQDYLGYINQYRLSGQNHHNKVLAWVFIWLVDLKRWDAVMDLLPLMIEQKQPLPTVFNTKHWAAFVIDQLYDDANYYLAESHQQGLYDIGFTLRRLIYVVKNQDWAGLEVVGGKLYAIAAKVNKAQLNLGHALYFAEMAQSINDKAGVKTLLKELQKMIKPAEPEQQTAN